A single Vanacampus margaritifer isolate UIUO_Vmar chromosome 7, RoL_Vmar_1.0, whole genome shotgun sequence DNA region contains:
- the LOC144054823 gene encoding complement C3-like isoform X2, whose amino-acid sequence MCTTPLWLLASLAFAYLSSVVDGVPLKLMSSPNLLRVGNAENIFVECQDCTGGDIKVDINVTNYPTKTEKLGLGASVTLTSANNFQGFGQILIPAKGFSTDPTMKQYVYLQAQFPDRLLEKVVLVSFQSGYIFIQTDKNLYTPDSTVKYRMFGLTPSMIPIEKDDQSQDDDAVAVILEMMTPEDIILPLESVFLKSGIFSGNFKLAEIVSPGLWKIVAKFQSHPQQSYYAEFEVKEYVLPSFEVKLNPLFSFFYHDSQEFTVDIKATYLFGREVDGTAFVVFGFLKDDKKRSFPESLQKVPIESGYGVVTLRREQMTQVFPNIDALVGGHIFVSVIVMTLSGSEMVEAELRGIQIVTSPYAIQFTKTPKYYKPGMPFDVTLRVVNPDETPAQGVPVVVNAGEVQGMTSYNGLVKFTLNANARDAILKITVRTDDPKITRKRQAVAEMEALPYNTKSGNYILISVYEDGLHLGDNLKINLYLNQVPTRDTDITYLVICRGQLVKYGRYRTIGKISISLNIPVTKDMLPSFRIVAYYRPDNSEVVSDSVWVDVKDSCMGTLKLEPSRPTPSYEPRKMFGLKVTGDPGATVGLVAVDKGVFVLNKKHRLTQKKVWETVEKDDPGCTPGGGKDAMGVFYDAGLVFETSAGQGTPFRQELKCPSLSRSKRDLTQVDTTLAGKYQGQEMECCLDGMAETRRSYTCETRSEYNANGKECVEAFLHCCKKLEGQRARMKRETLRIRQSGANDYNYSYMDNMEIVSRTNFPESWLWSEITLPACPRQMPNCDTTSHLKFVPIQDSITTWQFMGISLSKTHGICVSEPLEVIVRKEFFIDLKLPYSAVRGEQIEIKAILHNYSPDVLTVRVDLFETEHVCSSAYKRSKFSQEVQVGPQTTLAVPYMIIPMRIGTFAIAVKAAVKGSSLFDGIMKLLKVVPEGILIKSPLLIVLNPAENGTHGKQEVIINSQIPKKDVAPESGSVTQIFLKGREQVGGQVESVIVGTSMGSLIRQPEGSGDENMNYMALNVIATIYLDNTNQWESVGFEKRDEALQHIKTGYVNLLALRRIDGSFAAWDYQGTGSSWLTAYVAKVLAMSIQLVAVRRDVICDAFKFLILLTQQPDGMFREVGKLIHSEMNGVDSDVSMTAFNLIAMQESRAHCVATTVNSLENSKAKAVTYLEKRLPSLTNPYAVAMASYALANENKLNKAFLYMFASAELTHWPVPRGQTYTLEATAYALLALVKAGAFDDARPVVRWLRNQVFVGGGYGSTQATMMVYQALSEYCTNAKELNFDLYVDIKIPNRLIPLKFNFNRQNQHVTRTFQMKNINQDVTVTAEGSGEATLTMVSFYYGLPPQKESDCQNFNLSVQLIPEKIDEYENIYKLKIEVMYLGKAHDASMTILNIGLLTGFRVHQRDLELLTRGHARTISKYEMNTVSSEKSSLIIYLDKVSHKHPEEISFRIIQTLKVAILQPAAVSVYEYYDQMHCVKFYHPKRRAGQLLRICTNDVCTCADENCSLQKKGQVSNDLRIEKSCESTPTIKTDYVYRIQLEELKDGLSTDIYKARVTEVIQEGNVDMGSQGKLRTFLSYPHCRDTLELEIGKSYLIMGASRDIHKDEQRQTFQYILGEQTWIEYWPTLAECQIPNHRPTCLGMELLKSKYEGFGCELTRATHGKQILENCILQRNISIGLRSDKSCENTTTSKIDFVYRIQMEQIPNNPSTDIHTARVTKVIKEGNIDMGAQGKLRTFFSYPHCSDALELDIGKSYLIMGASKDIRTDGDDQTQTYNYMLRAKTWIEYWPTPAECQTPEYSHTCLGMEFLVKKHKYFACE is encoded by the exons ATGTGTACAACTCCTCTGTGGCTGCTGGCCTCACTGGCCTTTGCCTATTTGTCTTCTGTGGTTGATGGTGTTCCACT GAAGCTGATGTCTTCCCCCAACCTTTTGCGAGTAGGAAAcgcagaaaacatttttgtggaaTGTCAAGACTGCACTGGGGGtgacataaaagtggacatAAACGTGACGAACTATCCGACCAAAACCGAAAAGCTTGGGTTGGGTGCGTCTGTGACCCTGACTAGTGCTAACAACTTCCAAGGCTTTGGACAAATTTTG ATACCGGCAAAGGGCTTTAGCACAGACCCCACCATGAAGCAGTATGTGTACCTGCAAGCTCAATTCCCTGACCGGCTGTTGGAGAAAGTTGTGTTAGTGTCCTTCCAGTCTGGATACATCTTCATCCAGACGGACAAGAATCTCTACACCCCTGACAGCACGG tgaaatacaggatgtttgGACTGACGCCTAGCATGATACCTATCGAGAAAGATGACCAAAGTCAAGATGATGATGCCGTCGCCGTAATCCTTGAGATGATG ACCCCTGAAGACATCATTTTACCTCTTGAGTCAGTCTTTTTGAAGTCCGGGATCTTCAGTGGAAACTTCAAACTTGCTGAGATAGTcag TCCTGGACTCTGGAAAATAGTGGCCAAGTTCCAAAGTCACCCACAGCAGAGCTACTATGCAGAGTTTGAGGTCAAAGAGTATG TGCTCCCCAGTTTTGAAGTCAAATTAAACCCTTTGTTCTCCTTCTTCTATCACGATAGTCAAGAGTTCACTGTTGACATCAAAGCCAC GTATCTATTTGGTAGGGAGGTAGATGGGACAGCCTTTGTGGTGTTTGGGTTTCTCAAGGATGACAAAAAGAGGAGCTTTCCTGAATCTCTTCAGAAAGTGCCT atCGAGTCAGGCTATGGAGTGGTCACACTCAGGAGAGAGCAGATGACACAAGTCTTCCCAAACATTGATGCGTTGGTGGGAGGTCACATATTTGTGTCAGTCATTGTAATGACGTTGAGTG GTAGTGAAATGGTGGAAGCAGAGTTGAGAGGCATCCAGATTGTCACATCTCCATACGCCATACAATTCACGAAGACACCCAAATATTACAAACCTGGAATGCCCTTTGATGTTACG CTTAGGGTTGTGAATCCTGATGAAACTCCAGCACAAGGTGTTCCTGTGGTGGTGAATGCAGGCGAGGTACAGGGCATGACCTCATACAACGGCCTTGTCAAGTTCACTCTCAATGCAAATGCAAGAGATGCAATTTTGAAAATCACT gTACGGACCGATGACCCCAAAATTACCAGAAAAAGGCAAGCAGTTGCTGAAATGGAAGCGTTACCATATAACACCAAAAGTGGAAACTACATCCTAATCa GCGTGTACGAAGATGGACTGCATTTGGGAGACAACCTGAAAATCAACCTCTATCTAAACCAGGTGCCAACTCGAGATACTGACATCACATACTTG GTCATTTGCAGGGGACAACTGGTGAAATATGGCCGTTACAGGACGATAGGCAAAATTTCGATCTCCCTCAATATTCCCGTCACTAAAGATATGCTCCCATCATTCCGTATCGTAGCTTACTACCGTCCAGATAACAGCGAGGTGGTGTCAGACTCTGTTTGGGTGGATGTCAAGGACTCCTGCATGGGAACG CTCAAACTGGAACCATCAAGACCGACACCATCCTATGAACCTCGCAAGATGTTTGGACTAAAGGTCACTGGAGACCCAGGGGCCACTGTGGGCCTGGTGGCAGTTGATAAAGGGGTTTTTGTTCTGAACAAGAAGCACCGTCTGACCCAGAAAAAG GTGTGGGAAACCGTGGAGAAGGACGACCCAGGCTGCACACCAGGTGGAGGCAAGGATGCAATGGGTGTGTTCTACGATGCTGGGCTGGTGTTTGAGACCAGCGCTGGGCAAGGAACCCCTTTCCGACAAG AGCTGAAATGTCCATCGCTCAGCAGGAGCAAACGAGATTTAACTCAGGTCGATACCACCTTAG CGGGTAAATATCAAGGGCAAGAGATGGAATGCTGTTTGGATGGCATGGCGGAAACTCGTCGCTCATACACTTGTGAAACACGCAGCGAGTACAATGCGAATGGCAAAGAGTGTGTCGAGGCCTTCCTGCATTGCTGCAAGAAGCTGGAAGGCCAGCGAGCTCGGATGAAGCGAGAAACCCTTCGAATACGTCAGA gtgGGGCGAATGATTACAATTACTCGTACATGGACAACATGGAAATTGTTTCCCGCACGAATTTCCCTGAAAGCTGGCTTTGGTCTGAAATCACATTGCCTGCTTGCCCTCGACAAATGCCTAACTG TGACACCACATCTCATTTGAAATTTGTTCCCATACAAGACTCCATAACAACATGGCAGTTCATGGGTATTAGTCTATCCAAAACACACG GAATCTGTGTCAGTGAACCTTTAGAAGTGATAGTAAGGAAGGAGTTCTTCATTGACCTCAAGCTTCCTTATTCGGCTGTGCGTGGAGAGCAGATTGAAATCAAGGCGATCCTCCACAACTACAGCCCTGATGTACTCACA GTGCGTGTGGATCTGTTTGAGACGGAGCATGTGTGCAGTTCAGCCTACAAGCGCTCAAAGTTCAGCCAGGAGGTTCAAGTGGGGCCCCAAACTACGCTAGCTGTGCCCTATATGATCATTCCCATGCGTATAGGAACGTTTGCCATCGCGGTCAAAGCAGCCGTGAAAGGCTCATCTCTCTTTGATGGAATAATGAAGCTACTGAAAGTGGTG cctgAAGGCATCCTGATTAAATCTCCTCTGTTAATAGTCCTTAACCCAGCTGAAAACGGAACAC ATGGTAAACAAGAAGTCATTATCAACAGTCAAATTCCCAAGAAAGATGTGGCACCAGAATCAGGATCTGTCACACAGATTTTTTTGAAAG GTCGAGAACAAGTTGGTGGACAGGTGGAGAGTGTCATTGTTGGGACATCAATGGGTAGTTTGATTCGACAGCCTGAAGGCTCAGGAGATGAGAACATGAACTACATGGCCCTGAATGTAATTGCAACCATTTATTTGGACAACACCAACCAGTGGGAAAGTGTGGGCTTTGAGAAACGTGATGAAGCCCTTCAACATATAAAGACAG GCTACGTAAATCTGCTTGCTCTCCGGAGGATAGATGGTTCTTTTGCTGCCTGGGACTATCAGGGTACTGGTAGCAGCTG GCTGACAGCCTATGTTGCCAAAGTGCTTGCCATGTCCATACAGCTGGTGGCAGTGCGAAGAGATGTGATCTGTGATGCTTTCAAGTTTCTTATTCTCCTTACACAGCAACCTGATGGCATGTTTAGGGAAGTAGGCAAGCTAATTCACAGCGAGATGAAT GGTGTAGACTCGGACGTGTCCATGACAGCCTTCAATCTCATTGCAATGCAGGAGTCAAGAGCACATTGTGTTGCCACTACTGTTAAT agtttggaaaacagcaaagccAAAGCTGTTACTTACCTTGAAAAACGTCTGCCCAGCCTCACCAATCCTTACGCTGTAGCCATGGCATCATATGCTTTAGCGAATGAGAATAAGCTGAACAAGGCGTTCCTCTACATGTTCGCTTCCGCAG AGTTGACCCATTGGCCTGTGCCTCGAGGACAAACGTATACACTGGAGGCTACAGCCTATGCTCTTCTGGCTTTGGTGAAAGCTGGG GCTTTTGACGATGCCAGACCAGTGGTGAGATGGCTCAGAAATCAGGTGTTTGTGGGCGGAGGCTATGGATCAACGCAG GCTACAATGATGGTGTATCAAGCTTTATCAGAATACTGCACCAATGCCAAAGAGCTCAACTTTGACTTGTATGTGGACATTAAGATACCCAACAGACTAATACCACTCAAATTTAATTTCAACAGACAAAACCAACATGTTACAAGAACATTTCAA ATGAAGAATATTAACCAAGATGTGACAGTGACAGCCGAAGGTAGTGGAGAAGCAACACTTACA ATGGTGTCGTTTTATTATGGCCTGCCTCCCCAAAAAGAAAGTGACTGTCAGAACTTTAACTTGTCGGTGCAACTTATCCCAg AAAAGATTGACGAGTATGAGAACATATACAAGCTAAAAATAGAAGTCAT GTATCTGGGCAAAGCGCATGATGCATCCATGACAATCTTGAACATTGGCTTGTTGACCGGCTTCCGTGTTCACCAGAGAGACCTTGAGTTG CTTACCAGAGGACACGCCCGCACCATTTCAAAGTATGAGATGAACACAGTCTCGTCAGAGAAGAGCTCTCTCATCATCTACCTGGACAAG GTCTCTCATAAGCATCCTGAGGAAATCAGTTTTAGGATCATCCAGACCCTGAAAGTCGCCATCTTACAACCCGCTGCTGTGTCTGTTTATGAATACTATGATC AGATGCATTGTGTGAAATTCTACCATCCCAAGAGGAGAGCTGGTCAGCTGCTGAGAATATGTACAAACGATGTATGTACCTGTGCTGACG AGAACTGTAGTCTTCAAAAGAAGGGTCAAGTCAGTAATGATTTGCGCATTGAAAAGTCTTGTGAGAGTACCCCGACCATCAAGACAGACTATG TGTACCGCATACAATTGGAAGAACTCAAAGATGGCCTGTCAACTGACATCTATAAAGCACGGGTGACCGAAGTCATCCAAGAAG GAAATGTAGATATGGGCTCCCAAGGCAAACTGCGCACATTCCTCAGTTATCCACACTGCAGGGATACTTTAGAATTGGAGATAGGCAAATCCTATTTAATCATGGGCGCATCAAGAGATATTCACAAAGATGAACAGCGACAAAC GTTCCAATATATTCTTGGAGAGCAAACCTGGATCGAATACTGGCCAACACTTGCAGAGTGTCAAATCCCAAACCACAGACCAACTTGCTTAGGGATGGAGTTACTGAAAAGCAAATATGAAGGTTTTGGATGCGAGCTCACTAgggccacccatggcaaacagatcctag
- the LOC144054823 gene encoding complement C3-like isoform X1, translating to MCTTPLWLLASLAFAYLSSVVDGVPLKLMSSPNLLRVGNAENIFVECQDCTGGDIKVDINVTNYPTKTEKLGLGASVTLTSANNFQGFGQILIPAKGFSTDPTMKQYVYLQAQFPDRLLEKVVLVSFQSGYIFIQTDKNLYTPDSTVKYRMFGLTPSMIPIEKDDQSQDDDAVAVILEMMTPEDIILPLESVFLKSGIFSGNFKLAEIVSPGLWKIVAKFQSHPQQSYYAEFEVKEYVLPSFEVKLNPLFSFFYHDSQEFTVDIKATYLFGREVDGTAFVVFGFLKDDKKRSFPESLQKVPIESGYGVVTLRREQMTQVFPNIDALVGGHIFVSVIVMTLSGSEMVEAELRGIQIVTSPYAIQFTKTPKYYKPGMPFDVTLRVVNPDETPAQGVPVVVNAGEVQGMTSYNGLVKFTLNANARDAILKITVRTDDPKITRKRQAVAEMEALPYNTKSGNYILISVYEDGLHLGDNLKINLYLNQVPTRDTDITYLVICRGQLVKYGRYRTIGKISISLNIPVTKDMLPSFRIVAYYRPDNSEVVSDSVWVDVKDSCMGTLKLEPSRPTPSYEPRKMFGLKVTGDPGATVGLVAVDKGVFVLNKKHRLTQKKVWETVEKDDPGCTPGGGKDAMGVFYDAGLVFETSAGQGTPFRQELKCPSLSRSKRDLTQVDTTLAGKYQGQEMECCLDGMAETRRSYTCETRSEYNANGKECVEAFLHCCKKLEGQRARMKRETLRIRQSGANDYNYSYMDNMEIVSRTNFPESWLWSEITLPACPRQMPNCDTTSHLKFVPIQDSITTWQFMGISLSKTHGICVSEPLEVIVRKEFFIDLKLPYSAVRGEQIEIKAILHNYSPDVLTPEGILIKSPLLIVLNPAENGTHGKQEVIINSQIPKKDVAPESGSVTQIFLKGREQVGGQVESVIVGTSMGSLIRQPEGSGDENMNYMALNVIATIYLDNTNQWESVGFEKRDEALQHIKTGYVNLLALRRIDGSFAAWDYQGTGSSWLTAYVAKVLAMSIQLVAVRRDVICDAFKFLILLTQQPDGMFREVGKLIHSEMNGVDSDVSMTAFNLIAMQESRAHCVATTVNSLENSKAKAVTYLEKRLPSLTNPYAVAMASYALANENKLNKAFLYMFASAELTHWPVPRGQTYTLEATAYALLALVKAGAFDDARPVVRWLRNQVFVGGGYGSTQATMMVYQALSEYCTNAKELNFDLYVDIKIPNRLIPLKFNFNRQNQHVTRTFQMKNINQDVTVTAEGSGEATLTMVSFYYGLPPQKESDCQNFNLSVQLIPEKIDEYENIYKLKIEVMYLGKAHDASMTILNIGLLTGFRVHQRDLELLTRGHARTISKYEMNTVSSEKSSLIIYLDKVSHKHPEEISFRIIQTLKVAILQPAAVSVYEYYDQMHCVKFYHPKRRAGQLLRICTNDVCTCADENCSLQKKGQVSNDLRIEKSCESTPTIKTDYVYRIQLEELKDGLSTDIYKARVTEVIQEGNVDMGSQGKLRTFLSYPHCRDTLELEIGKSYLIMGASRDIHKDEQRQTFQYILGEQTWIEYWPTLAECQIPNHRPTCLGMELLKSKYEGFGCELTRATHGKQILENCILQRNISIGLRSDKSCENTTTSKIDFVYRIQMEQIPNNPSTDIHTARVTKVIKEGNIDMGAQGKLRTFFSYPHCSDALELDIGKSYLIMGASKDIRTDGDDQTQTYNYMLRAKTWIEYWPTPAECQTPEYSHTCLGMEFLVKKHKYFACE from the exons ATGTGTACAACTCCTCTGTGGCTGCTGGCCTCACTGGCCTTTGCCTATTTGTCTTCTGTGGTTGATGGTGTTCCACT GAAGCTGATGTCTTCCCCCAACCTTTTGCGAGTAGGAAAcgcagaaaacatttttgtggaaTGTCAAGACTGCACTGGGGGtgacataaaagtggacatAAACGTGACGAACTATCCGACCAAAACCGAAAAGCTTGGGTTGGGTGCGTCTGTGACCCTGACTAGTGCTAACAACTTCCAAGGCTTTGGACAAATTTTG ATACCGGCAAAGGGCTTTAGCACAGACCCCACCATGAAGCAGTATGTGTACCTGCAAGCTCAATTCCCTGACCGGCTGTTGGAGAAAGTTGTGTTAGTGTCCTTCCAGTCTGGATACATCTTCATCCAGACGGACAAGAATCTCTACACCCCTGACAGCACGG tgaaatacaggatgtttgGACTGACGCCTAGCATGATACCTATCGAGAAAGATGACCAAAGTCAAGATGATGATGCCGTCGCCGTAATCCTTGAGATGATG ACCCCTGAAGACATCATTTTACCTCTTGAGTCAGTCTTTTTGAAGTCCGGGATCTTCAGTGGAAACTTCAAACTTGCTGAGATAGTcag TCCTGGACTCTGGAAAATAGTGGCCAAGTTCCAAAGTCACCCACAGCAGAGCTACTATGCAGAGTTTGAGGTCAAAGAGTATG TGCTCCCCAGTTTTGAAGTCAAATTAAACCCTTTGTTCTCCTTCTTCTATCACGATAGTCAAGAGTTCACTGTTGACATCAAAGCCAC GTATCTATTTGGTAGGGAGGTAGATGGGACAGCCTTTGTGGTGTTTGGGTTTCTCAAGGATGACAAAAAGAGGAGCTTTCCTGAATCTCTTCAGAAAGTGCCT atCGAGTCAGGCTATGGAGTGGTCACACTCAGGAGAGAGCAGATGACACAAGTCTTCCCAAACATTGATGCGTTGGTGGGAGGTCACATATTTGTGTCAGTCATTGTAATGACGTTGAGTG GTAGTGAAATGGTGGAAGCAGAGTTGAGAGGCATCCAGATTGTCACATCTCCATACGCCATACAATTCACGAAGACACCCAAATATTACAAACCTGGAATGCCCTTTGATGTTACG CTTAGGGTTGTGAATCCTGATGAAACTCCAGCACAAGGTGTTCCTGTGGTGGTGAATGCAGGCGAGGTACAGGGCATGACCTCATACAACGGCCTTGTCAAGTTCACTCTCAATGCAAATGCAAGAGATGCAATTTTGAAAATCACT gTACGGACCGATGACCCCAAAATTACCAGAAAAAGGCAAGCAGTTGCTGAAATGGAAGCGTTACCATATAACACCAAAAGTGGAAACTACATCCTAATCa GCGTGTACGAAGATGGACTGCATTTGGGAGACAACCTGAAAATCAACCTCTATCTAAACCAGGTGCCAACTCGAGATACTGACATCACATACTTG GTCATTTGCAGGGGACAACTGGTGAAATATGGCCGTTACAGGACGATAGGCAAAATTTCGATCTCCCTCAATATTCCCGTCACTAAAGATATGCTCCCATCATTCCGTATCGTAGCTTACTACCGTCCAGATAACAGCGAGGTGGTGTCAGACTCTGTTTGGGTGGATGTCAAGGACTCCTGCATGGGAACG CTCAAACTGGAACCATCAAGACCGACACCATCCTATGAACCTCGCAAGATGTTTGGACTAAAGGTCACTGGAGACCCAGGGGCCACTGTGGGCCTGGTGGCAGTTGATAAAGGGGTTTTTGTTCTGAACAAGAAGCACCGTCTGACCCAGAAAAAG GTGTGGGAAACCGTGGAGAAGGACGACCCAGGCTGCACACCAGGTGGAGGCAAGGATGCAATGGGTGTGTTCTACGATGCTGGGCTGGTGTTTGAGACCAGCGCTGGGCAAGGAACCCCTTTCCGACAAG AGCTGAAATGTCCATCGCTCAGCAGGAGCAAACGAGATTTAACTCAGGTCGATACCACCTTAG CGGGTAAATATCAAGGGCAAGAGATGGAATGCTGTTTGGATGGCATGGCGGAAACTCGTCGCTCATACACTTGTGAAACACGCAGCGAGTACAATGCGAATGGCAAAGAGTGTGTCGAGGCCTTCCTGCATTGCTGCAAGAAGCTGGAAGGCCAGCGAGCTCGGATGAAGCGAGAAACCCTTCGAATACGTCAGA gtgGGGCGAATGATTACAATTACTCGTACATGGACAACATGGAAATTGTTTCCCGCACGAATTTCCCTGAAAGCTGGCTTTGGTCTGAAATCACATTGCCTGCTTGCCCTCGACAAATGCCTAACTG TGACACCACATCTCATTTGAAATTTGTTCCCATACAAGACTCCATAACAACATGGCAGTTCATGGGTATTAGTCTATCCAAAACACACG GAATCTGTGTCAGTGAACCTTTAGAAGTGATAGTAAGGAAGGAGTTCTTCATTGACCTCAAGCTTCCTTATTCGGCTGTGCGTGGAGAGCAGATTGAAATCAAGGCGATCCTCCACAACTACAGCCCTGATGTACTCACA cctgAAGGCATCCTGATTAAATCTCCTCTGTTAATAGTCCTTAACCCAGCTGAAAACGGAACAC ATGGTAAACAAGAAGTCATTATCAACAGTCAAATTCCCAAGAAAGATGTGGCACCAGAATCAGGATCTGTCACACAGATTTTTTTGAAAG GTCGAGAACAAGTTGGTGGACAGGTGGAGAGTGTCATTGTTGGGACATCAATGGGTAGTTTGATTCGACAGCCTGAAGGCTCAGGAGATGAGAACATGAACTACATGGCCCTGAATGTAATTGCAACCATTTATTTGGACAACACCAACCAGTGGGAAAGTGTGGGCTTTGAGAAACGTGATGAAGCCCTTCAACATATAAAGACAG GCTACGTAAATCTGCTTGCTCTCCGGAGGATAGATGGTTCTTTTGCTGCCTGGGACTATCAGGGTACTGGTAGCAGCTG GCTGACAGCCTATGTTGCCAAAGTGCTTGCCATGTCCATACAGCTGGTGGCAGTGCGAAGAGATGTGATCTGTGATGCTTTCAAGTTTCTTATTCTCCTTACACAGCAACCTGATGGCATGTTTAGGGAAGTAGGCAAGCTAATTCACAGCGAGATGAAT GGTGTAGACTCGGACGTGTCCATGACAGCCTTCAATCTCATTGCAATGCAGGAGTCAAGAGCACATTGTGTTGCCACTACTGTTAAT agtttggaaaacagcaaagccAAAGCTGTTACTTACCTTGAAAAACGTCTGCCCAGCCTCACCAATCCTTACGCTGTAGCCATGGCATCATATGCTTTAGCGAATGAGAATAAGCTGAACAAGGCGTTCCTCTACATGTTCGCTTCCGCAG AGTTGACCCATTGGCCTGTGCCTCGAGGACAAACGTATACACTGGAGGCTACAGCCTATGCTCTTCTGGCTTTGGTGAAAGCTGGG GCTTTTGACGATGCCAGACCAGTGGTGAGATGGCTCAGAAATCAGGTGTTTGTGGGCGGAGGCTATGGATCAACGCAG GCTACAATGATGGTGTATCAAGCTTTATCAGAATACTGCACCAATGCCAAAGAGCTCAACTTTGACTTGTATGTGGACATTAAGATACCCAACAGACTAATACCACTCAAATTTAATTTCAACAGACAAAACCAACATGTTACAAGAACATTTCAA ATGAAGAATATTAACCAAGATGTGACAGTGACAGCCGAAGGTAGTGGAGAAGCAACACTTACA ATGGTGTCGTTTTATTATGGCCTGCCTCCCCAAAAAGAAAGTGACTGTCAGAACTTTAACTTGTCGGTGCAACTTATCCCAg AAAAGATTGACGAGTATGAGAACATATACAAGCTAAAAATAGAAGTCAT GTATCTGGGCAAAGCGCATGATGCATCCATGACAATCTTGAACATTGGCTTGTTGACCGGCTTCCGTGTTCACCAGAGAGACCTTGAGTTG CTTACCAGAGGACACGCCCGCACCATTTCAAAGTATGAGATGAACACAGTCTCGTCAGAGAAGAGCTCTCTCATCATCTACCTGGACAAG GTCTCTCATAAGCATCCTGAGGAAATCAGTTTTAGGATCATCCAGACCCTGAAAGTCGCCATCTTACAACCCGCTGCTGTGTCTGTTTATGAATACTATGATC AGATGCATTGTGTGAAATTCTACCATCCCAAGAGGAGAGCTGGTCAGCTGCTGAGAATATGTACAAACGATGTATGTACCTGTGCTGACG AGAACTGTAGTCTTCAAAAGAAGGGTCAAGTCAGTAATGATTTGCGCATTGAAAAGTCTTGTGAGAGTACCCCGACCATCAAGACAGACTATG TGTACCGCATACAATTGGAAGAACTCAAAGATGGCCTGTCAACTGACATCTATAAAGCACGGGTGACCGAAGTCATCCAAGAAG GAAATGTAGATATGGGCTCCCAAGGCAAACTGCGCACATTCCTCAGTTATCCACACTGCAGGGATACTTTAGAATTGGAGATAGGCAAATCCTATTTAATCATGGGCGCATCAAGAGATATTCACAAAGATGAACAGCGACAAAC GTTCCAATATATTCTTGGAGAGCAAACCTGGATCGAATACTGGCCAACACTTGCAGAGTGTCAAATCCCAAACCACAGACCAACTTGCTTAGGGATGGAGTTACTGAAAAGCAAATATGAAGGTTTTGGATGCGAGCTCACTAgggccacccatggcaaacagatcctag